The following is a genomic window from Staphylococcus capitis subsp. capitis.
GAAACGTATGTATCCTGACATCTTAAATTATGATAAAATCATTGAGCTTTTAGGAGATTTTAAAGCCCCAATGGGTTGCCGTTCATTCTTACCTAGTTGGAAAGATGCAACTGGAAACTTTGAAAATAATGGCCGCTGTAACTTAGGCGTTGTCACATTGAATATCCCAAGAATTGCAATAGAATCTAATGGTGATATGGCCAAGTTTTGGGAGTTATTTGATCAAAAAATGCAATTGATGCATGATGCATTAGTTTATAGAATTAAACGCTTAAAAGATGCAATACCTAATAATGCGCCAATTCTTTATAAAAGTGGTGCTTTTAAATACAAATTAAATGCTTCTGAAAATGTAGAAGAACTGTTTAAACATCAACGTGCGACGATTTCAATGGGTTACATTGGCTTATATGAAGCCGCAACAATGTTTTACGGTCCTGATTGGGAGGATAATATTGAAGCTAAAACATTTACATTAGATATTCTAAGAGAAATGAAATATTATCAGAATGCATGGACTAACCAATATGATATTTGGTTTAGTATTTATAGTACGCCAAGCGAATCTTTGACCGACCGATTTTGTCGCTTAGATAAAGAGCGCTTTGGTGAAATACCTGATATTACCGATAAAGGATACTACCAGAATTCCTTCCATTATGATGTGCGTAAAGATGTAACACCTTTCGAGAAGTTAGATTTTGAAAAGGATTACCCTTACTATGCAAGTGGTGGTTTTATCCATTATTGCGAATATCCTAAACTTAATCACAACATTAAAGCGTTAGAGGCAGTGTGGGATTATTCTTATGATAAAGTTGGCTATTTAGGAACGAATATTCCTATTGATCATTGTTACAAGTGTGATTATGATGGTGATTTTGAAACTACTGAAAATGGTTATAAATGCCCGAACTGTGGAAATAGCGATCCTAAGACCGTCGATGTCGTGAAAAGAACATGTGGTTATTTAGGAAATCCAGTACAACGACCAGTGATAGAAGGACGTCAAAAAGAAATTTGTGCAAGAGTTAAACATATGAAGGAACCACGTTCATGAGCATGTTAGACATTAAAACAGGACAAAATCACATTGCTAAAATTGAAAGGCATAGCTTTGTGGATGGCGAGGGTGTACGTTGTAGCGTATATGTATCAGGATGTCCTTTTCAATGTAAAAAGTGTTATAACGAAAAAGCACAGAATTTTAAATATGGTGAAACATTTTCTGAAGATATCTTGCAAGAAATACTTGAAAATTGTGCCCCTTCGTATATTTCTGGAATCAGTATTTTGGGTGGAGAGCCTTTTTGCAATTTGAATATATCTTTAAAGATTGCACGAGCGTTTAGAGAGAGATTTGGTTACAGTAAAACGATTTGGATATGGACTGGCTTTCTATTCGAATATTTGAAACATCAAACGGATGAACGACGAGAATTACTTGAACTTACTGATATTTTGGTTGATGGACTATTTATGTATCAGCTATATAAACCCAATTTACCTTATAAAGGCTCTCTTAACCAACGTGTGATAGACGTTCAAGATTCTTTGCGTAGCCATGGGATTATTGAATATGTGTAATAATGAAGCGGGTGTTAACACTCGCTTCAGTTTATTTCATAATCTAAAATGTTAAAAGAGTTATTAAACACTAAAGTAGGAAAAATGATAATACCTAATCAAATTTAAAGTGATAATAAATAATAGTCTACCTATATATATACTATTTACATCTTTAAGTGATAAAATATTAATGTATACAAAATTTGTTCACCAAGTTTAAGGAGATCTTCTCATGGTTTTATTTATCATAGAAATCATAATAATGATTCTTGCGATATTATTAGGTCTTAGAACAGCTGGCGCACTTGGATGTGGTATCTTTGCGATTGTAGCTCAGTTAATAATGATATTTATCTTTCGATTACCTCCAGGTTCAGCTCCTGTTACAGCAGTTTTAATTATCCTATCTATTGGTATCGCAGGCGGAACTCTTCAAGCAACAGGTGGTATTGATTATCTCGTTTATATTGCTTCGCGTGTGATTGAACGCTTTCCAAAATCGATTATATTTATTGCTCCGATGATTGTTTTCCTTTTCGTCTTTGGTATAGGTACGGCTAATATAGCTTTATCCTTAGAACCTATTATTGCAAAAACGGCGCAGAAGGCACATATACAACCTAAGAGAGCCTTAACTGCATCAGTTTTAACTGCAAATTTAGCACTGCTTTGTAGCCCTGCAGCTTCAGCTACCGCATATATCATTTCAGTTTTAGCAGGATATCATATATCGATGGGTAAGTATTTAAGTATCGTTTTACCAACTGCTCTTATTAGTATGTTGCTACTTAGTATTTTTTGTACTTTTGTAGGGCGTAAAGAGAAAGTACATGATTCATCTGAGCGTTTAGTTCAAATGCCAGAGGACGAGCTTGAAAATCAATTTTCAAGAAAAGTAAAAATAGGCGTGCTAAGCTTTCTATTATGTGTGTTAGGCATCTTAACATTTGGTATATTCCCACATCTTATGCCTACATTCGATGTTAATGGAAAGACAGTCAAAGTAGAAATGACTGAGATAGTACAATTCTTTATGTATTTAAGTTCAGCAATTAATTTACTATTAGTCAAAATTAACACATCAGATATTTTGACTTCTCATATTACGCAATCAGCAACGGGAGCTTTATTTGCTGTGCTTGGACCGGGTTGGTTAGGTGCAACAATCTTTAATGCGCCACAAAATTTAAAAATATTAAAAAATGATATCGGACAAACGATTAGCCAAGTTCCATGGTTAGTCATTATATTAGTTTCCATTGTAGCGATGATTGTAATATCTCAGACTGCCACTGCGTCGATTATGGTGCCTATCGTTATGAGTTTAGGCATTCCACCTATTTATTTTGTAGCCATGGTACAAACGTTGAACGTTAACTTCGTGATACCAGCTCAACCAACATTACTATTTGCTGTGGAGCTAGATGAAACAGGCAGAACGAGACCAACCAGCTTCGCCGTCCCAGGATTCTTTGTGATTACTGTATCTATCATCATTGGGTTCACTATTAAAGCACTATTAGGTTATTAAAAATTAAATCATTCTCTACGGTTTACTTAAACTACTTTTCAATGAAATTGGAAAATAGTTTTTCTTTTGTATAAGGAATTATTTCTTTAAGAGTTGAAGTTTTGAAAAAAATAAATATTCTTTAAATGCGTATTTTTATGCATAATCAATATTCTGTAAAATTCGTTTATTTTGTTAAATTTTAATTTAACACTGTTGTCATAGTCATTTTAAATGAACATTAAAATGCCTCAAACTATATAAATATTCACTATAACGGTTAAAAATCTTTGTATGTAATTTGCATTATTATTAAAACTTCGTTATTGTCTTTTTTGTGAATCAATAAATATTGAGCGTAATTGAACACACGATTCATAAAAATAATATTAGGGGGATCACAATTGAAAAAGGAAAAAGTTATGGACTGGACGATCTTCATAGGCGTAGTCATAGTATTACTTTTTGCCGTTATACCTATGATGGTTTTTCCGAAAGCAAGTGAAACAATCATCACAGACATCAATAGTGCCATTTCTAATTCAATTGGTTCTGTGTATTTATTTATGGGACTGGCAATCTTTTGTTTCGTTCTTTACATAGCGTTTGGTAAATACGGCAATGTCACATTAGGGAAAGCAAGTGACAAGCCAGAATTTAATAATTTCACATGGGCTGCGATGCTATTTTGTGCGGGTATCGGCTCAGATATCTTGTATTGGGGTGTGATTGAGTGGGCATTTTACTACCAAGTGCCACCTAACGGTGCAAAACCAATGTCAGATGAAGCACTTCAATATGCGACACAATATGGTATGTTCCACTGGGGCCCTATTGCATGGGCTATCTATGTATTACCAGCACTACCAATCGGTTATCTTGTGTTCGTTAAGAAACAACCGATTTATAAAATTAGTCAAGCTTGTCGACCTATTTTAAAAGGTCAAACTGATAAATTTATTGGTAAAGTTGTAGATATATTATTTATATTTGGTTTACTTGGAGGTGCCGCTACGTCATTAGCACTTGGTGTGCCAATGATTTCAGCTGGTGTTGAGAAGTTAACTGGTTTAGATGGAACTAATATGGTGTTACGTTCAATCATCTTATTAACCATTACAGTTATATTCGCAATTAGTTCTTATACTGGATTGAAAAAAGGTATCCAAAAATTAAGTGACGTTAACGTGTGGTTATCATTCATATTACTAGCGTTTGTGTTTATCGTTGGTCCAACAGTGTTTATTATGGAAACTACGGTAACTGGGTTCGGTAACATGTTAAGAGATTTCTTCCACATGGCGACTTGGATGGAACCATTTGGCGGTATTCATGGTCGTAAGGAAACTCATTTCCCTCAAGATTGGACAATTTTCTATTGGTCTTGGTGGTTAGTATATGCACCGTTCATCGGTTTATTTATCGCCCGCATTTCTAAAGGTCGTACACTTAAAGAAGTAGTATTAGGTACAATGTGTTACGGTACATTAGGATGTGTATTATTCTTCGGTATTTTTGGTAACTATGCAGTTTACCTACAAATTACTGGACAATTTAATGTTATTAATTATTTAAATAGTCATGGTACTGAAGCAACAATTATCGAAGTAATGCATCAGTTACCATTCCCAACAATTACAATTATTTTATTCCTAATCTCAGCATTCTTATTCTTAGCAACAACATTTGATTCTGGTTCTTATATCCTAGCAGCTGCATCACAGAAAAAAGTTATCGGGGAACCTTTAAGAGCTAATCGTTTATTCTGGGCATTCGCATTATGTTTACTTCCATTCTCACTCATGTTAGTGGGTGGCGAGAGAGCGCTTCAAGTATTGAAAACAGCGTCAATATTGGCCAGTGTACCTTTACTCGTCATTTTCACCTTTATGATGATTTCCTTCCTCATCATACTGGGTCGAGATCGAATAAAACTTGAAACACGTGCAGATAAATTGAAAGAAGTTGAACGACGATCACTTCGAATCGTTCAAGTCAAAGAAGAACCAGAAGACGATAATTTATAAATACTAATTCAAAAAAGCCAAGGGATATTCACGTTTAAATACGTTTGAATATCCCTTGGCCTTTTTACGGTAAAATCTAAATTTAATTTTATTCATTTTCATGTTCAGGAATAGGGAAGTATTTGAATATTTCTCCAGATTCCAATGACTCGCTTAATTGTTCTAACCATTCATAATATATTTTTGAATGATTTAATTGAGCTTTAACATTTAACGCATCTTCTCTTGCTTCTTCATCTAAATTTTCTTTATCTAAAAGCGGATTGATAATCTTTTCGGCATCTTTAATTGCCTCCATATTTGTATTAATCTCTCGTTCCCATTTTCTTGTAAAGAAGTTTCTGAAGAAATTAAAGAAGTCTTTCTCTGCGATAAAATGTTGTTTACGACTTCCGCGTGTAAATTGTTGTTTAACAATGTCGTATTCTTGAAGTTTCTTTACACCTGAACTCATACTTGGTTTACTCATTTGTAATTGTTGACGCATCTCATCTAGTGTCATGCTGCCTTCAAAAACCATGATGCCATATAAACTGCCGACGCTACGATTAATACCATACAAATCCATCGTTTCTCCAATAGAGTTTATCACTAAATCTTTCGCTTGTTCGACTTGGTGCGCGTCATTATTCGTACGTGTCATCACTGCACCTCCAATTCTAATATTCAATTTTTTTACCACGTCAATTAAGTTAAATAACTTAAAATTGAAAATTTTACATGCCAAACTATTATAAAACATTTTTACAAAAATTAAAATTAAAATTAATTTATCAAATTAAAGTTGTAAGTAAGGAGAATAATGTTAAGTTTGGATATTTACTTGTGTATTACAAAGGTATTTTAAGAAATTGACACGTTTTCAATACCTATGCTAACATAAATTTGTAAAATTCGTTAAATAAAAATTTAACAAACTTAACGGAGGTTGTTTTGATGGAACTTGTAGATAAATTATCAAACCGTCAGTATATCGATGGTGAATGGGTTGAAAGTTCAAACAAAAATACAAGAGATATTATAAATCCTTATAATCAAGAAGTTATCTTTACAGTAGCTGAGGGGACTAAAGAAGATACGGAAAGAGCAATTTTAGCTGCAAGAAGATCATTTGAAGAGGGCGAATGGTCACTTGAAACAAGTGAAGTTAGAGGTAAAAAAGTAAGAGCCATCGCAGATAAAATTAAAGAAAATAGAGAAGAATTAGCTAAACTTGAAACATTAGATACTGGTAAGACATTAGAAGAGTCTTATGCAGATATGGATGATATTCATAATGTATTCATGTATTTCGCAGGATTAGCTGATAAAGACGGTGGCGAAATCATTAATACGCCAATTCCAAATTCAGAAAGTAAAGTCATCAAAGAACCTATCGGTGTAGTTACACAAATCACACCTTGGAATTATCCTTTACTTCAAGCATCATGGAAGATTGCACCTGCATTAGCTACAGGTTGTTCTTTAGTTATGAAACCTAGTGAAATTACACCATTAACAACAATTCGTGTATTTGAATTAATGGAAGAGGTTGGTTTCCCTAAAGGTACAATCAACTTAATTCTAGGTGCAGGTTCAGAAGTTGGCGACGTTATGTCTGGCCATGAAGAAGTTGACTTAGTATCATTCACAGGCGGTATTGAAACAGGTAAACACATCATGAAACAAGCTGCTGACAATGTAACTGAAGTTGCTTTAGAACTTGGTGGTAAGAATCCAAACATCATTTTTGACGATGCAGACTTTGAATTAGCAGTGGATCAAGCGCTAAATGGTGGTTATTTCCACGCAGGTCAAGTTTGCTCTGCAGGTTCTAGAATTTTAGTTCACAACGATATTAAAGATAAGTTTGAAAAGGCACTGATCGACCGTGTAAGTAAAATTAAAATTGGTAATGGTTTCGATCAAGACACTGAAATGGGACCAGTTATTTCAACTGCACATCGTGAGAAAATTGAAAATTACATGGAAGTTGCTAAACAAGATGGCGCTACAATTGCTATCGGTGGTAAACGTCCTGAACGTGAAGACTTACAAGCAGGTTTATTCTTTGAACCTACTGTTATCACAGATTGTGATACATCAATGCGTATTGTTCAGGAAGAGGTCTTTGGACCAGTCGTAACTGTTGAAGGTTTCGCAGATGAAGAAGAAGTAATTCGTTTAGCTAACGATTCAATCTATGGATTAGCTGGTGCGGTATTCACTAAAGATATTGGTAAAGCACAACGTGTAGCTAACAAATTAAAATTAGGTACCGTTTGGATTAATGATTTCCATCCTTATTTCGCTCAAGCGCCATGGGGTGGTTACAAACAATCAGGTATCGGTAGAGAACTTGGTAAAGAAGGACTTGAAGAATACTTGATTACTAAACACATCTTAACAAACACGAATCCAGAACCAGTGAATTGGTTTAGTAAATAATTCTTCCATTTGAAAAAGTATGCTGATTTAATTTTCGAAATTAAAAAATATTCATTGCGAGTGAGCGCTTAGAAAAACATAATGGCGCTCACTTCAATATGTAAAACCTTTTAAGAAAGAGATGTTGAAAAACAAAGAAAACTATCAATTTTGGAGGTCGAATTTGATGAGTAGAAAACATGATTCATATGATTACATCATTATTGGTGGCGGAAGCGCAGGTTCAGTACTAGGTGCCCGTCTATCTGAAGATAAAGATAAAAATGTATTAGTATTGGAAGCTGGACGTAGTGACTATTTCTGGGATTTATTTATTCAAATGCCCGCAGCATTAATGTTCCCATCTGGTAACCCATTCTATGACTGGAGATATCAAACTGAAGAAGAACCTCATATGGGACGTAAAGTTGACCATGCTAGAGGTAAAGTGCTTGGTGGATCAAGCTCAATTAACGGTATGATTTATCAAAGAGGTAACCCAATGGACTATGAAGGCTGGGCAGAACCAGAAGGTATGGATACATGGGACTTCGCTCACTGCTTACCATATTTTAAAAAGTTAGAAACAACTTATGGTGCATCACCTTATGATAAAGTACGTGGACATAACGGACCGGTTAAATTAAAACGTGGACCTGCTACAAATCCACTATTTAAATCATTCTTTAATGCAGGTGTTGAAGCGGGATATCATAAAACACCAGATGTAAATGGCTTTAGACAAGAAGGATTTGGTCCATTCGATAGTCAAGTTCATCATGGTCGTCGTATGTCAGCATCTAGAGCGTATTTACGCCCAGCAATGAGACGTAGAAATCTAGACGTAGAGACACGTGCTTTCGTTACGAAACTTAACTTCGATGATAACAATAGTAAAAAGGTAACAGGCGTCACTTATAAGAAAAATGGTAAAGAACAAACGGTTAAAGCTAACGAAGTCATCTTATCAGGCGGTGCGTTCAACACACCTCAATTATTACAATTATCTGGTATAGGTGATTCAGAATTCTTAAAATCTAAAGGCATAGAGCCACGTATGCACTTACCAGGTGTGGGTGAAAACTTTGAGGATCACTTAGAAGTATACATTCAACATAAATGTAAACAACCTGTATCATTACAACCAAGTCTTGATGTAAAACGTATGCCGTTTATCGGTTTACAATGGATCTTTGCGCGTAAAGGTGCCGCAGCATCTAACCACTTCGAAGGTGGCGCATTTGTAAGATCAAATGATGAAGTGGATTATCCTAACTTAATGTTCCACTTCTTACCTATAGCTGTACGTTATGATGGCCAAAAAGCACCTGTTGCGCATGGTTATCAAGTTCACGTAGGTCCAATGTATTCAAATTCAAGAGGTAGCTTGAAAATTAAATCTAAAGATCCATTTGAAAAACCAAGTATCGTGTTTAACTACTTATCAACTAAAGAAGATGAGCGTGAATGGGTAGAAGCAATTCGTGTTGCACGTAATATTCTTAAACAAAAAGCTATGGATCCATTTAATGGTGGAGAAATATCACCAGGACCAGAAGTACAAACTGATGAAGAAATTCTAGATTGGGTACGTAAGGATGGCGAAACAGCATTACACCCATCTTGTAGTGCTAAAATGGGCCCTTCTTCAGACCCTATGGCTGTTGTAGATCCATTAACTATGAAAGTTCATGGCATGGAAAACTTACGTGTCGTAGATGCATCAGCAATGCCACGTACAACAAATGGTAATATTCATGCTCCAGTTTTAATGTTAGCTGAAAAAGCAGCAGACATTATTCGTGGTAGACAACCATTAGAACCTCAATATGTAGATTACTATAAACATGGTGTTCATGATGAGAAAGCTGGCGCAATGGAAGACGATCCATTTTATCAATATTAATCGAACTAAGTTCATCAATTAAATCAATAAAAGCTATTCTATAATTAGCGAAGCCTTTAAGTGAATTGAATTCAAATTCATTTAAAGGCTTTTTATTTATGTTTTGGCAATTCATTTTCTATTAATTTTCAAAAAGTATAATAATGTAGTTGTTATTATCATAAATAAAAAATATAGTAAAAAGACACTGTGCAACATTCCTTGACGATTAAGTTCTATAATTGCATTGAGGAGAGGATATAAATGAATCAAGAATTAATTAAACGTTTACGTGAGAAAGAAAGTAAAATGATTGAAATCAGACGATATCTTCATGAACATCCTGAACTTTCTTTTCATGAAACTGAAACGCCTCAATACATTGCCGATTTTTATAAAGAGAAAGATTGTGACGTTGAAACGAATGTAGGACCCAATGGTGTTAAAGTAACAATTGATAGTGGGAAACCAGGTAAGACGATTGCGATTCGTGCAGATTTTGACGCATTACCTATTGAAGAACAAACTGGACTGTCATTTGCTTCAAAAAATAAAGGCGTTATGCATGCGTGTGGCCATGATGCGCATACAGCATATATGCTTATTCTCGGAGAAACATTGATAGAAATGAAAGAACAATTCAAAGGTAAAGTCGTTATCATTCATCAACCTGCAGAAGAAATACCACCAGGTGGGGCCCAAGGAATGATTAAAGATGGTGTGCTTGAAGGTGTGTATCATGTCTTAGGTGCGCATGTTATGAGTACGATGGAAGCAGGTAAAGTCTTTTACAAAGAAGGCTATGTTCAAACAGGTCGTGCTTATTTTAAATTAGTTGTACAAGGTAAAGGTGGTCATGGTTCATCACCTCACATGGCTAATGATGCAATTGTGGCTGGTTCCAACTTTGTCACTATTGCTCAAACAGTAGTATCAAGACGTCTGAACCCATTTGAAACGGGTGTAGTCACTATAGGTTCGTTTGATGGTAAAGGTCAATTCAATGTGATTAAAGATCAAATTGAAATAGAAGGAGACGTTCGTGCTCTAACTGACCAGACTAGAGATACAATTCAACAAGAATTAACTAGAATTGTTAAAGGTATAGAGGAAACATTTGGAGTAACATGTGAATTCGAGTTCAAAAAGGATTATCCTGCGTTATATAATGATCCAGAATTCACTTCATATGTCTCAGAAACAATCAAAAATGCACAAATTGATGATATAAAAGGTGTTGAGATATGTGAACCTCAGCCACCATCAGAAGATTTTGCATATTATGCTACTGAATTACCAAGTACATTTATTTATTCAGGTGCTGCACCTGAAGATGGTGATATTTACCCTCACCACCATCCTAAATTTAATATTAATGACTCATCAATGCTTGTTGCTACTGAAGCAGTGGGCACTGTTGTTTTAGATTATTTAACTTAAAAGGAGATTTAATCATCAATGAATCAGCAACATGAATACATAGGGACTCGTAAACTTTTAATAGGAATCGTATTAGCAGTCATCACATTTTGGTTATTTGCTAATTCTTTAATCAACGTAATTCCCAATTTACAAACGTCATTTGGAAGTTATTTAAGTACAATAAGCATTGCGGTAAGTTTAACAGCTTTATTTTGTGGCATGTTTGTTGTTGGAGCGGGCAGTTTGGCAGATTATTTTGGACGTGTACGTTTAACGATAATTGGACTATGGTTAAATATTTTTGGCTCATTGCTAATCATCGTATCTGACTACATTCCGTTATTATTGATGGGACGTGCAATTCAAGGTCTTTCTGCTGCATTGATTATGCCTGCGACACTATCATTAATTAAAGCATACTATCATGGTGACAAACGTCAGCGTGCGCTTAGCCTCTGGTCTATAGGTTCCTGGGGAGGTTCTGGTTTCGCATCTTTATTTGGAGGGATGATAGCTACATTCTTAAGTTGGAGATGGATATTTGTCTTTTCAATTATCGTCCCCCTCATTGCAGTACTTTTAATTAAAGGTACACCAGAATCTAAGAATCAACATGCATCATCAAGACAGTTTGATATTGTGGGTCTTATTTTACTAGTTGTTATGATGCTCAGTCTAAATATTATGATTACACAAGCTGCACATTTAGGTTTATTTTCCGTAGCGATTGTGTCATTATTTGTCGCATTTGTGTTATCTACAATATTATTTATCATCCTTGAAAATAGAAAACGCTATCCACTTATCGATTTTGCTTTATTTCGTAATCGATTCTATACGAGTGCGACATTTGCTAATTTTTTAATTAATACAGTTGCTGGTACGCTTCTCATAACGAATACGTTTGTCCAACAAGGTATAGGTTTGAGTTCATTCGAAACAGGTTTGTTGTCACTCACGTATTTGATTGCAGTATTAACAATGATTCGAGTAGGAGAGAAAATCTTACAAGAGTTTGGTTCTAGAAAACCTATGCTAATTGGTACGATGTCGACAACGGTGGGAATATTCTTAATGTCAATTACGTTTTTACCTATTCCAGTGTATATCACTTTATGCGTGATAGGATTTTTATTATTTGGATTAGGTTTAGGGTTATTCGCAACGCCTTCGACTGATACAGCCATTTCTCATTCTCCAGAGGAAAAGGTAGGCGTCGCCTCAGGTATTTATAAAATGGCTTCTTCAATAGGTGGCGCTTTTGGTGTGGCCATTTCAGGTTCGATTTATAGCATATTTTCAACATTATTTGATCCAAAATTAGGAGCAATGATGGGGCTATGGTTTAATACAATGATTGCTTTCACTGCATACTTTATTGTATGGCTCACACTTCCTAATACTAAAAAGAACTCATAAGAATTGTCTATTTTCTTTAAATTAAACAAACGTTTTAAAGAGTTTTCTTTTTGAAAATGCAAATAAATTTCACTGAATATTCTTTGATATGATGTTTTATGAGTCATTTCGTGATAGTATAAATTTATATTACGAAAAAAGGGGTGTTAGCGTGAGTTTCTATGAATTTATTCAGAACCTTGTGGGAGATCAAACGCCATTGGGAGAGTTAGCGGCGTGGATTAACCAAGATGCTCATTTTCCAATTGAAGAGACTGTAGCTGACAATATACTCAATTATTTCAATGGACTTAAAGATTTCGATCATGAACTCATAGAAATTGTTAAACGCTCATTATCCCTTTATGAACAAAGTAGGATGTAATACTTATAAATTGAAGTGAAATGAAGGAATTATATATGTTAATCAATGATGCATACAAGGCATATATTATAGAAGAAACTGATCATTCTTTTATGATAGAGAAAAATAATGATAAACAATATTACGAAGTGCTAGAATCTATAAATACACTATCGAACGACGCATTTTGCGTGTTAAATCATCTTTTTGTTAATGAAGGAAACGAAGAAGCTTTTGAACAAAAGTTTTTACAAAGAAACAAACACTTAGAAAATGTACCAGGATTTAGAGCGTTGAGATTTTTAAGACCTAAAACTGTAGGTCGACATTAT
Proteins encoded in this region:
- the betA gene encoding choline dehydrogenase, whose translation is MSRKHDSYDYIIIGGGSAGSVLGARLSEDKDKNVLVLEAGRSDYFWDLFIQMPAALMFPSGNPFYDWRYQTEEEPHMGRKVDHARGKVLGGSSSINGMIYQRGNPMDYEGWAEPEGMDTWDFAHCLPYFKKLETTYGASPYDKVRGHNGPVKLKRGPATNPLFKSFFNAGVEAGYHKTPDVNGFRQEGFGPFDSQVHHGRRMSASRAYLRPAMRRRNLDVETRAFVTKLNFDDNNSKKVTGVTYKKNGKEQTVKANEVILSGGAFNTPQLLQLSGIGDSEFLKSKGIEPRMHLPGVGENFEDHLEVYIQHKCKQPVSLQPSLDVKRMPFIGLQWIFARKGAAASNHFEGGAFVRSNDEVDYPNLMFHFLPIAVRYDGQKAPVAHGYQVHVGPMYSNSRGSLKIKSKDPFEKPSIVFNYLSTKEDEREWVEAIRVARNILKQKAMDPFNGGEISPGPEVQTDEEILDWVRKDGETALHPSCSAKMGPSSDPMAVVDPLTMKVHGMENLRVVDASAMPRTTNGNIHAPVLMLAEKAADIIRGRQPLEPQYVDYYKHGVHDEKAGAMEDDPFYQY
- a CDS encoding M20 family metallopeptidase encodes the protein MNQELIKRLREKESKMIEIRRYLHEHPELSFHETETPQYIADFYKEKDCDVETNVGPNGVKVTIDSGKPGKTIAIRADFDALPIEEQTGLSFASKNKGVMHACGHDAHTAYMLILGETLIEMKEQFKGKVVIIHQPAEEIPPGGAQGMIKDGVLEGVYHVLGAHVMSTMEAGKVFYKEGYVQTGRAYFKLVVQGKGGHGSSPHMANDAIVAGSNFVTIAQTVVSRRLNPFETGVVTIGSFDGKGQFNVIKDQIEIEGDVRALTDQTRDTIQQELTRIVKGIEETFGVTCEFEFKKDYPALYNDPEFTSYVSETIKNAQIDDIKGVEICEPQPPSEDFAYYATELPSTFIYSGAAPEDGDIYPHHHPKFNINDSSMLVATEAVGTVVLDYLT
- a CDS encoding MFS transporter — protein: MNQQHEYIGTRKLLIGIVLAVITFWLFANSLINVIPNLQTSFGSYLSTISIAVSLTALFCGMFVVGAGSLADYFGRVRLTIIGLWLNIFGSLLIIVSDYIPLLLMGRAIQGLSAALIMPATLSLIKAYYHGDKRQRALSLWSIGSWGGSGFASLFGGMIATFLSWRWIFVFSIIVPLIAVLLIKGTPESKNQHASSRQFDIVGLILLVVMMLSLNIMITQAAHLGLFSVAIVSLFVAFVLSTILFIILENRKRYPLIDFALFRNRFYTSATFANFLINTVAGTLLITNTFVQQGIGLSSFETGLLSLTYLIAVLTMIRVGEKILQEFGSRKPMLIGTMSTTVGIFLMSITFLPIPVYITLCVIGFLLFGLGLGLFATPSTDTAISHSPEEKVGVASGIYKMASSIGGAFGVAISGSIYSIFSTLFDPKLGAMMGLWFNTMIAFTAYFIVWLTLPNTKKNS
- a CDS encoding sterile alpha motif-like domain-containing protein, giving the protein MSFYEFIQNLVGDQTPLGELAAWINQDAHFPIEETVADNILNYFNGLKDFDHELIEIVKRSLSLYEQSRM
- a CDS encoding antibiotic biosynthesis monooxygenase; translation: MLINDAYKAYIIEETDHSFMIEKNNDKQYYEVLESINTLSNDAFCVLNHLFVNEGNEEAFEQKFLQRNKHLENVPGFRALRFLRPKTVGRHYIIVTLWEDRQAFYDWQNSAEYAKTHKKRGTSKGVDHRIVNRDLSYNVRIELEKLHHHIDFESVI